The Brasilonema sennae CENA114 genome includes a region encoding these proteins:
- a CDS encoding ATP-binding protein: MGNQWYDANQQYLSASIALIRHLLEQYSVNSLNPADKLSNNDKYEQALQKAAEAMPAPSALERICQIFDLSAFERDVLLLCAAMELSNDFASVCSAAQPEGQKAYPTLGLALAALPNPHWDAIAPYAPLRRWRLIQIGEGHALTLCPLRIDERILHYLVGIQYLDERLSGMIEPLQSSNDLVPSHQTVAEKAAAVLLHTPTTGELPSIQFYGIEYANKRDIAVTVCEMLGLQLNTISAQVVPVIPNELDNFIRLWNREILLNASALLINCDELDTSDVARLRAIAHLIERLNGVLMITSRERMTVKQRPTVSFDIHKPTLEEQGAVWREALSDLVPQLNGSVNTLVNQFNLNTVSIQAACAEVAGHLSQKPENDINNILWDVCRIQARPRLDELAQRIEPAAGWEDLVLPPLQKQILHEVAAHVRQRSTVYESWGFGGKSARGLGITALFAGASGTGKTLAAEVLANELRLDLYRIDLSSVISKYIGETEKNLRQVFDTAEEGGVILLFDEADALFGKRSEVKDSRDRHANIEVSYLLQRMEAYPGLAVLTTNLKSSIDTAFLRRIRFVLQFPFPDAIQRAEIWRRVFPTSTPTQGLDAMKLAKLNVAGGNIRNIALNAAFLAADARESVQMKHLLRAAQSEYSKLEKPLTDAEVGSWT, translated from the coding sequence ATGGGTAATCAGTGGTACGACGCAAACCAACAGTATTTATCTGCATCTATAGCCTTGATAAGGCATTTATTAGAGCAGTACTCCGTGAATTCGCTTAACCCTGCTGATAAATTAAGTAATAATGATAAATATGAGCAAGCTTTACAAAAAGCTGCTGAGGCAATGCCCGCCCCATCGGCGTTAGAAAGAATTTGTCAGATTTTTGATCTCTCAGCCTTTGAACGCGATGTACTTCTATTATGTGCGGCAATGGAGTTGAGTAATGACTTTGCTAGTGTATGTAGTGCAGCTCAACCAGAAGGGCAAAAAGCTTATCCTACGTTAGGTCTAGCCTTAGCGGCTTTACCAAACCCGCATTGGGATGCGATCGCCCCATATGCGCCTTTGCGTCGTTGGCGTTTGATTCAAATAGGAGAAGGTCATGCACTGACTCTGTGTCCGCTACGAATTGACGAAAGAATTTTACACTATTTAGTTGGAATACAATATCTTGACGAACGGTTGTCTGGCATGATAGAGCCGTTGCAATCTAGCAATGATTTAGTGCCGTCACATCAAACTGTGGCAGAGAAAGCAGCAGCCGTTTTGTTGCACACTCCTACCACGGGAGAATTGCCAAGCATCCAATTTTATGGTATAGAATATGCAAATAAACGTGATATTGCAGTCACGGTGTGTGAGATGTTGGGTTTGCAGCTAAACACAATTTCTGCACAGGTGGTTCCGGTGATACCAAATGAATTAGATAATTTTATTCGTTTGTGGAATCGGGAGATACTTTTAAATGCGAGTGCTTTGCTGATAAACTGCGATGAATTAGATACAAGTGACGTGGCTCGTCTGAGGGCGATCGCACATTTAATTGAGCGTTTGAACGGTGTCTTAATGATTACCAGTCGAGAAAGAATGACCGTAAAACAACGCCCAACTGTTAGCTTTGATATTCACAAACCAACCTTAGAGGAGCAAGGTGCAGTGTGGCGAGAGGCACTCAGTGATTTGGTTCCTCAATTAAACGGTTCGGTCAACACTTTGGTGAATCAGTTCAACTTGAACACCGTTAGCATTCAAGCAGCTTGTGCGGAAGTCGCAGGACACTTAAGCCAAAAACCGGAAAACGATATTAATAATATTTTATGGGATGTTTGCCGAATACAAGCACGCCCGCGTTTAGATGAACTCGCCCAGAGAATTGAACCAGCGGCTGGTTGGGAAGACTTAGTGCTACCGCCGTTGCAGAAACAGATATTGCATGAAGTAGCAGCCCATGTACGCCAACGAAGCACTGTATATGAATCGTGGGGATTTGGTGGCAAAAGTGCGCGGGGATTAGGTATTACCGCCCTTTTTGCAGGTGCTAGCGGTACAGGTAAAACTTTAGCGGCGGAAGTTTTAGCAAATGAGTTGCGTCTCGATCTTTATCGTATTGACTTATCTTCAGTCATTAGTAAGTATATTGGTGAGACAGAGAAGAATTTGCGGCAAGTCTTTGATACCGCAGAAGAAGGCGGGGTTATTTTATTATTTGATGAAGCTGATGCGTTATTTGGCAAGCGCAGTGAAGTCAAAGACAGTCGCGATCGCCATGCCAATATTGAAGTCAGTTACCTATTGCAACGCATGGAAGCTTACCCCGGCTTGGCAGTTTTGACAACTAATCTTAAGAGTTCGATAGATACAGCATTTCTCCGCCGGATTCGCTTTGTCCTTCAGTTTCCTTTCCCAGACGCTATTCAACGGGCTGAAATTTGGCGGCGGGTTTTCCCAACGAGTACTCCCACACAAGGGTTAGACGCGATGAAGTTGGCAAAGCTGAATGTTGCAGGGGGTAACATCCGCAATATTGCTCTCAACGCGGCTTTTCTCGCTGCTGATGCTAGAGAATCTGTGCAGATGAAACACTTGCTACGTGCAGCCCAAAGTGAGTATTCCAAATTGGAGAAACCTTTGACTGATGCAGAAGTTGGTAGTTGGACTTGA
- a CDS encoding helix-turn-helix domain-containing protein, with protein sequence MKAYSTDLRKKVIDAYKNQEGSQRNLAKRFSVSLTFIQKLLKQYRNTGTVEPKPHGGGNTAKLSSEQMVLVAALIEEDNDAILVELCDRLEGRTGVKVSRSTMGRITQKLNLTRKKKHYTRAKNIQNESKNLEQSIGQPLVQ encoded by the coding sequence ATGAAAGCATACTCCACTGACCTCCGCAAAAAAGTAATTGATGCGTATAAAAATCAAGAAGGGTCTCAACGAAACCTCGCAAAAAGATTTAGTGTGAGTTTAACTTTTATCCAGAAATTACTGAAGCAATATCGAAACACTGGAACAGTTGAGCCAAAGCCACATGGAGGGGGGAACACGGCTAAACTCAGTAGTGAACAGATGGTACTGGTAGCCGCATTGATAGAAGAAGATAATGATGCAATTCTAGTGGAGTTATGCGACCGATTAGAAGGGCGGACAGGTGTTAAAGTTAGTCGCTCCACAATGGGCAGAATCACCCAAAAACTGAATTTAACACGGAAAAAAAAACATTACACGCGAGCGAAAAATATACAGAACGAGTCCAAAAACTTAGAGCAGAGTATTGGACAACCATTGGTTCAGTAA
- a CDS encoding DUF4157 domain-containing protein: MNKRSHIHKKADSSASNPVRSQLQSRPFIAQAQPQSQNPLTQTETENQEFQQQKFEATKLEIQAKYGAITPEGQERLTVLQAKMSGLLQRRLEHASSKGRNLANIPISRPDAPSKLAVQTKLTIGEPGDKYEQEADRVAAQIVKQINAPVSGQAGQNVQREEISEEEKDLQMKPMLQLQPGKSGMTAAPEVEASIQQARGGGQLLADSIREPMEQAFGADFSSVKIHTDRQSDQLNQSIQARAFTTGQNVFFRQGEYNPRSWGGQELLAHELTHVVQQNKNVVQRSKDIHVKTGVSSYEVIQRVGEEEASTYTVNKEIRRGNRRGSVDETRYESLAKVRFVRECKNKIRQVLEQDLLNQPLLDKGFAQEIENILKDETRFHAILTSLIQAGNCGEFANVIYTHIMDNTKEQPVYKARMVNPNNSYDHALVITSDKSVKRPQDLNPETTVVVDAWNNYKIQRLDQFYKGDNPYGDNINASNIEFLESSMSRGRGVPQEKVISYIQDGANHVYNQYKKEYNSILIKLQKDKPTRGIFSFPRDNRAVDDTRSAMEID, from the coding sequence ATGAACAAACGATCGCACATCCACAAGAAAGCTGACTCGTCCGCTTCAAACCCAGTAAGAAGTCAGTTGCAGTCGCGCCCTTTTATTGCCCAAGCTCAACCGCAATCACAGAACCCTCTAACACAAACGGAAACAGAGAATCAAGAATTTCAACAGCAGAAGTTTGAGGCGACGAAACTAGAGATCCAGGCGAAGTATGGCGCTATCACCCCAGAGGGACAGGAACGACTCACAGTCTTGCAGGCTAAAATGAGTGGCTTGTTGCAGAGGAGACTGGAACACGCATCGAGCAAAGGTCGCAACCTTGCCAATATCCCCATAAGTCGTCCTGATGCACCATCAAAGCTTGCGGTTCAAACGAAACTTACGATTGGAGAGCCGGGAGATAAGTACGAACAGGAGGCAGACCGAGTAGCAGCACAAATTGTCAAACAGATTAATGCACCTGTATCTGGGCAGGCAGGTCAAAATGTGCAGCGAGAGGAAATTTCTGAAGAAGAGAAAGACCTTCAAATGAAGCCAATGTTACAGCTTCAGCCTGGGAAGAGTGGGATGACTGCCGCACCTGAAGTGGAAGCGTCAATTCAACAGGCACGGGGCGGTGGGCAACTTCTAGCAGATAGCATCCGAGAACCAATGGAACAGGCATTTGGGGCTGATTTTAGTAGTGTAAAGATTCATACGGATAGACAATCAGACCAGTTGAATCAATCAATTCAGGCTCGTGCTTTTACGACGGGACAGAATGTGTTCTTTCGGCAGGGGGAATATAATCCAAGGAGTTGGGGCGGACAGGAGTTGCTGGCGCATGAGTTGACTCATGTGGTACAGCAGAATAAGAATGTAGTGCAACGGAGTAAGGATATTCACGTGAAAACGGGGGTGAGTAGTTATGAAGTGATACAGAGAGTTGGGGAGGAAGAGGCATCTACATATACAGTAAACAAGGAAATCAGGAGAGGCAACAGAAGGGGTAGCGTAGATGAAACACGTTATGAGAGTCTAGCTAAGGTGAGGTTTGTGAGAGAATGCAAAAACAAAATAAGACAGGTATTGGAACAAGACCTTTTGAATCAACCACTGTTGGATAAAGGATTCGCTCAAGAGATAGAAAATATTCTCAAGGATGAAACACGTTTTCATGCAATACTCACGAGTCTCATACAAGCTGGAAATTGCGGGGAATTTGCAAATGTAATTTACACACACATTATGGATAATACAAAAGAGCAACCCGTTTATAAAGCGAGAATGGTGAATCCTAACAATTCTTATGATCATGCGCTCGTAATCACATCAGATAAGAGTGTTAAGCGACCGCAGGATTTAAACCCAGAAACAACAGTAGTAGTAGATGCGTGGAACAATTACAAAATACAAAGATTAGACCAGTTTTACAAGGGGGATAACCCTTATGGTGACAATATTAATGCATCCAATATTGAATTTTTAGAAAGCTCAATGTCTAGAGGAAGAGGAGTACCTCAAGAAAAAGTTATTTCATACATTCAAGATGGAGCAAATCATGTTTACAACCAATATAAAAAAGAATATAATAGTATCTTAATAAAATTACAGAAAGACAAGCCAACACGAGGAATTTTTTCTTTTCCAAGGGATAACAGGGCTGTAGATGATACAAGGTCTGCAATGGAAATCGATTAA
- a CDS encoding eCIS core domain-containing protein → MNKRLHIHKHKKADSFASNPVRSQFQSRPFIAQAQPQSDKPLSQRETENQEFQQHQVEATKLKLHAKYRTITPEGQERLTVLQAKMSGLLHRRLQHASSNGSNFANIPISRPDVPSKLAVQTKLTIGEPGDKYEQEADRVAAQIVKQINAPVSGQAGQNVQREEISEEEKDLQMKPMLQLKAAEGEMTATAGLETAINQARGGGQPLADNVRKPMEQFLGADFSRVKVHTDTKADQLSRAIQARAFTTRQDVFFGKGEYNPASREGQKLIFHEVAHVAQQNGSAVQRSQSQVTEKSPPTAVTLAESAFGADTSGVKVHTDAKSDQLNKSIQLRTHSTNTLVQKRGKNDEITETELHKKVSENPELWYSENPELWVGFEGIKLSERLKEKNVRKVNRISGLIKKKFPRDPNGIRAAQILDQFIKTKKPPNIRSIPMEKALPPELHPTGVELNRLIGLALNVIYPKDVQEVKDWWANYTRQWKALEEDQKLKVIAHRGDGATFDKMGEKMDRREFNTLYYHQNENSSQSTDKFLRAWSCPTTFLSGIECDVRNTRDMIPYVTHTEDVQGIGLQEINLPPDFISDIAMLYSDQIPERFLTLEQWLHQINFFINSLGGPNALQFQALREQQLRGENEYFDKKNRLRIEIEMKAPQMGDQDVKVAKNHWQPTNKVVSQFLKNTVNSGFYDIAMFNNTAVPFSIKKDASKKTYLSQVTFGAGGSAGKEYGIREWRIGLHLTGTIKAIEQGKGDGKIITISPGLEHPGIYQDRQLQPSGWANSYTDMTIEQAIQSVRYDMIREAIERRKREKNKGPLSLHVLTDHGNLGAQQLKTRGLAVGHNYEEVLALWNSQNLAYHYPGAYGKDLFYLLLNTGLQPTKQEVRAVMLRHPDKI, encoded by the coding sequence ATGAACAAACGGTTGCACATCCACAAACACAAAAAAGCTGACTCGTTCGCTTCAAACCCAGTAAGAAGTCAGTTCCAGTCGCGCCCTTTTATTGCCCAAGCTCAACCGCAATCTGATAAGCCTCTCTCGCAAAGGGAAACAGAGAATCAAGAATTTCAACAGCACCAAGTTGAGGCGACGAAATTAAAGCTTCACGCGAAGTATCGCACTATAACGCCAGAGGGACAGGAACGACTCACAGTCTTGCAGGCGAAAATGAGTGGCTTGTTGCATAGGAGACTCCAACACGCATCGAGCAATGGTAGCAACTTTGCCAATATCCCCATAAGTCGTCCTGATGTACCATCAAAGCTTGCGGTTCAAACGAAACTTACGATTGGAGAGCCGGGAGATAAGTACGAACAGGAGGCAGACCGAGTAGCAGCACAAATTGTCAAACAGATTAATGCACCTGTATCTGGGCAGGCAGGTCAAAATGTGCAGCGAGAGGAAATTTCTGAAGAAGAGAAAGACCTTCAAATGAAGCCAATGTTACAGCTAAAAGCTGCGGAAGGTGAAATGACTGCTACAGCGGGCTTAGAAACTGCCATCAACCAAGCAAGGGGTGGTGGACAGCCACTAGCTGATAATGTCAGAAAACCGATGGAGCAGTTTTTGGGGGCTGATTTCAGTAGAGTGAAAGTTCATACAGATACTAAAGCTGACCAGTTGAGTCGGGCGATACAGGCGCGAGCGTTTACGACGAGGCAGGATGTATTCTTTGGCAAGGGAGAATATAATCCAGCGAGTCGAGAGGGGCAGAAATTGATTTTTCATGAGGTGGCTCATGTAGCGCAGCAGAATGGGAGTGCAGTACAGCGATCGCAATCTCAGGTAACTGAGAAATCACCCCCAACCGCCGTCACCTTGGCGGAGTCTGCGTTTGGGGCAGATACAAGTGGTGTGAAAGTGCACACCGATGCCAAGTCCGACCAGTTAAATAAATCAATCCAACTTAGAACACACTCAACAAACACCCTTGTCCAGAAAAGGGGAAAAAATGACGAAATAACGGAAACAGAACTGCACAAAAAAGTCAGTGAAAACCCTGAATTGTGGTACAGCGAAAACCCTGAATTGTGGGTAGGATTCGAGGGAATAAAACTATCCGAAAGATTAAAAGAAAAGAATGTAAGAAAAGTAAATAGGATATCAGGGCTAATTAAGAAGAAATTCCCCCGTGATCCCAATGGGATAAGGGCAGCCCAAATACTCGACCAATTTATAAAAACCAAAAAACCACCAAACATTCGATCCATACCTATGGAGAAAGCGTTGCCACCCGAACTTCACCCCACAGGCGTGGAATTAAACAGATTGATAGGGTTAGCGCTTAATGTTATCTACCCAAAAGACGTACAGGAAGTCAAAGACTGGTGGGCCAACTACACAAGACAATGGAAAGCACTCGAAGAAGATCAAAAACTGAAGGTAATTGCACATAGAGGAGACGGAGCAACATTCGACAAGATGGGAGAGAAAATGGACCGCAGGGAGTTCAACACCCTTTACTACCATCAGAACGAAAATAGCAGCCAAAGTACCGATAAGTTTCTCAGAGCATGGTCTTGCCCCACAACATTTTTATCAGGAATAGAATGTGATGTAAGAAATACGAGGGACATGATCCCTTATGTCACGCACACGGAAGATGTGCAGGGGATTGGATTGCAGGAGATTAACTTGCCACCTGATTTTATAAGCGACATAGCCATGCTTTATAGCGATCAAATACCTGAGCGGTTTTTGACACTCGAACAGTGGTTACATCAGATAAATTTTTTTATCAACAGTTTGGGAGGTCCCAATGCGCTACAATTCCAAGCGCTACGAGAACAGCAGTTGAGAGGTGAAAATGAATATTTTGATAAAAAAAACCGGTTGAGAATAGAAATAGAAATGAAAGCACCACAGATGGGCGACCAAGATGTGAAGGTGGCAAAAAACCATTGGCAACCAACGAACAAAGTTGTGAGTCAATTTTTAAAAAATACTGTTAATAGCGGCTTCTACGATATAGCCATGTTTAATAATACAGCAGTCCCCTTTAGCATCAAAAAGGATGCGAGCAAAAAAACCTATTTATCTCAAGTGACCTTTGGAGCTGGAGGCAGCGCGGGAAAAGAATACGGGATACGCGAATGGAGGATAGGTCTGCATCTGACTGGTACGATAAAAGCAATAGAACAAGGAAAGGGGGACGGAAAAATCATAACGATATCACCGGGACTAGAACACCCAGGCATATATCAAGATCGGCAGTTACAACCTTCTGGCTGGGCGAACAGCTACACAGATATGACAATAGAACAGGCGATCCAAAGTGTGAGGTACGACATGATCCGAGAAGCGATAGAGAGAAGAAAAAGGGAAAAAAACAAAGGACCGTTATCACTCCATGTGCTAACGGATCACGGGAATCTCGGCGCACAACAACTGAAAACTAGAGGCTTAGCGGTGGGACACAATTATGAAGAAGTACTAGCCTTGTGGAATTCCCAGAACCTCGCATACCACTATCCAGGGGCGTATGGCAAGGACCTATTCTACCTGCTGCTAAATACGGGACTTCAGCCAACAAAGCAAGAAGTAAGAGCGGTGATGCTAAGGCACCCGGATAAAATATAA